In one Rhodococcus sp. KBS0724 genomic region, the following are encoded:
- a CDS encoding NADP-dependent malic enzyme has translation MSVLPDSIRISQSTAELTSEEIFAAHVGGKLSVETTTPLDTQRALSIAYTPGVAQVSRAIAADETLADRYTWTNRLVVVVSDGTAVLGLGDIGPRASLPVMEGKSALFKSFAGLNSIPLVLDTTDPDAIVETLIRLRPSFGAVNLEDISAPRCFEIEKRVIEALDCPVMHDDQHGTAIVVLAALKGAVKVQSRDITTLKVVISGAGAAGVACANILLAAGISDVVVLDSKGIISSERSDLNEIKVKLASRTNPRSVHGGAVEALAGADVFLGVSAGKIPEELIASMAPESIVFALSNPDPEIHPETASKYAAIVATGRSDFPNQINNVLAFPGVFKGALDAGARRITEGMKLAAAEAILSVVGDELAVDKIVPSPLDPRVATAVAEAVAAAAHAEGVTE, from the coding sequence GTGTCCGTCCTACCCGATTCAATTCGAATTTCGCAGTCCACTGCGGAGCTCACGTCCGAAGAAATCTTTGCCGCTCACGTCGGTGGCAAACTGTCGGTCGAGACCACCACGCCGCTCGATACGCAGCGCGCTCTGTCGATCGCGTACACGCCGGGTGTGGCTCAGGTGAGCCGCGCCATCGCAGCTGACGAGACCCTTGCCGATCGCTACACGTGGACCAACCGACTGGTTGTCGTCGTCAGTGACGGCACGGCGGTTCTCGGTCTGGGCGATATCGGACCCCGCGCATCGTTGCCCGTCATGGAGGGCAAGTCCGCTCTGTTCAAGAGCTTTGCCGGACTGAACTCCATCCCGCTGGTGCTCGACACCACCGATCCCGACGCGATCGTCGAGACCCTGATCCGTCTGCGTCCGAGCTTCGGCGCGGTCAACCTCGAGGACATCTCGGCGCCGCGTTGCTTCGAGATCGAAAAGCGGGTCATCGAGGCACTTGACTGCCCCGTCATGCACGATGATCAGCACGGCACCGCGATTGTGGTTCTCGCTGCGCTCAAGGGCGCCGTGAAGGTGCAGAGCCGCGACATCACCACGCTCAAGGTTGTCATCTCCGGTGCGGGTGCAGCGGGTGTCGCGTGTGCGAACATTCTGCTCGCCGCCGGTATCAGCGATGTCGTCGTGCTCGACTCGAAGGGCATCATCTCCAGCGAGCGCAGCGACCTCAACGAGATCAAGGTAAAGCTGGCGTCGCGCACCAACCCGCGCAGTGTCCACGGCGGTGCCGTCGAGGCTTTGGCCGGAGCGGACGTCTTCCTCGGTGTCTCGGCGGGCAAGATCCCCGAGGAGCTCATCGCGTCGATGGCTCCCGAGTCGATCGTGTTTGCGCTCTCGAACCCGGATCCGGAGATTCACCCGGAGACGGCGTCGAAGTACGCGGCGATCGTGGCTACGGGCCGCAGTGACTTCCCGAACCAGATCAACAATGTGCTTGCCTTCCCCGGTGTGTTCAAGGGCGCGCTCGACGCCGGTGCCCGTCGCATCACCGAAGGTATGAAGCTCGCTGCCGCCGAGGCGATCCTGTCGGTGGTCGGCGACGAGTTGGCCGTGGACAAGATTGTTCCGAGCCCACTCGACCCTCGCGTGGCGACCGCAGTTGCGGAAGCAGTCGCGGCCGCAGCGCACGCTGAGGGCGTGACCGAATAA
- a CDS encoding MBL fold metallo-hydrolase, which produces MKNSVLRTPLRTRRIALGLAGVVCVMSAGCTSSQSPEAAPVSGSNGPTTTETVSQHPAATTPSGNEMRVTLLGTGSPVPSITRFGMSTLVQANGLNLVFDAGRGATTRLTQAGVPLGQIDGVFLTHFHSDHVNGLSDMWLSGFIPALGGREGNFDLYGPIGVKNIGDGLMQTFRNDVDVRVADAEVDPATTGIVSHEFEANRVIFDRDGVAVTMFKVQHDPNSAIEPAVGYRIDYADKSVLISGDTVPVENVIRYGTGVDVLIHEVADFQDPAALPKVYAHHTNPRQAGEIFTATRPGMAVYSHIVNGIPGRVAGIPDETLIERTRESYDGPLTVGQDLMSFQITDDEVNISQP; this is translated from the coding sequence ATGAAAAACTCGGTTCTTCGCACACCGCTTCGCACCCGCAGGATTGCGCTCGGCCTCGCAGGCGTCGTGTGCGTGATGAGCGCGGGTTGCACATCGTCCCAATCTCCCGAGGCCGCACCGGTTTCCGGCTCCAACGGGCCGACAACTACCGAAACGGTAAGCCAGCACCCAGCTGCAACGACGCCGAGCGGCAACGAGATGCGGGTGACCTTGCTTGGAACCGGCAGCCCAGTCCCGAGCATCACTCGTTTCGGCATGTCCACACTGGTCCAGGCCAACGGACTGAATTTGGTCTTCGATGCAGGACGCGGCGCAACCACTCGGCTGACGCAAGCTGGCGTCCCCCTGGGACAGATCGACGGAGTCTTCCTGACCCACTTCCATTCCGATCACGTCAACGGCCTGTCCGACATGTGGCTGAGCGGGTTCATCCCGGCGCTCGGCGGACGCGAAGGCAACTTCGACCTGTACGGACCGATAGGCGTGAAGAATATCGGTGACGGGCTCATGCAGACCTTCCGCAACGACGTCGACGTCCGGGTCGCGGACGCCGAAGTGGACCCTGCCACGACGGGGATCGTTTCCCACGAGTTCGAAGCTAACCGAGTCATTTTCGATCGCGATGGAGTCGCCGTAACCATGTTCAAGGTGCAACACGACCCGAACAGCGCCATCGAACCGGCCGTCGGCTACCGCATCGACTACGCCGACAAATCTGTACTCATCAGCGGCGACACCGTGCCGGTTGAGAACGTGATCCGCTACGGCACAGGCGTCGACGTACTGATTCACGAGGTCGCCGACTTCCAAGACCCCGCCGCCCTTCCTAAGGTTTACGCACACCACACCAATCCACGACAGGCAGGCGAAATCTTCACCGCAACCCGCCCAGGCATGGCGGTATACAGCCACATCGTCAACGGCATCCCGGGACGGGTAGCCGGCATCCCGGACGAAACCCTGATCGAACGGACCCGAGAGAGCTACGACGGACCCTTGACCGTCGGTCAGGACCTCATGAGCTTCCAGATCACCGACGATGAAGTCAACATCAGCCAGCCCTGA
- a CDS encoding TetR/AcrR family transcriptional regulator — MTTADKVSGDTDSRTELVRAAQRLLAQRPPSGITGKQVAKESGVHYGLIYHYFESKDALFLEAMQQLTSGYIKHRDDTVDRSVALPRLTFEGHEMWWRAAANFSADGGASYNSLGWTYPVLNHELEAILAHHPEVSELEAKAHIVREVCMNFGWMFFKETLARGMELTDEQMAELGHFISES; from the coding sequence GTGACTACTGCGGACAAGGTCAGCGGTGATACGGACTCGCGGACCGAGCTTGTCCGAGCAGCTCAGCGGTTGCTTGCCCAACGTCCGCCGAGCGGCATCACGGGTAAACAGGTCGCTAAGGAGTCAGGGGTCCATTACGGGTTGATCTATCACTATTTCGAGTCCAAGGATGCGCTGTTCCTCGAGGCTATGCAGCAACTGACTTCCGGCTACATCAAGCACCGTGACGACACTGTGGATCGCTCTGTTGCCTTGCCGCGGTTGACTTTCGAAGGGCACGAAATGTGGTGGCGTGCCGCAGCAAATTTCTCCGCGGATGGCGGTGCGTCCTACAACTCGCTGGGTTGGACATATCCGGTACTTAATCACGAGCTCGAAGCCATTCTTGCGCATCATCCCGAGGTGTCCGAGTTGGAAGCCAAGGCGCACATCGTGCGGGAGGTGTGCATGAATTTCGGGTGGATGTTCTTCAAGGAAACCTTGGCTCGCGGTATGGAGCTGACGGATGAGCAGATGGCGGAGCTGGGGCACTTCATTTCCGAAAGCTGA